ACTTCATTGTTGGAATGCATGACACTCACCAGAATGGTTTCAGAACAAATTTCGCTGCGCAATGCCTCAAGATTAAGTCTTCCATATTGGTCAACAGGAATACGGCTGATACGAAAGCCATTGTCCTTCAGCCACAAACAACACTCATCAACAGCCGGATGCTCAACGCTGCTGATGATGATATGATTTCCTTCTGACCTGTATTTCAGTGCAGTACCTTTTATTGCGAGGTTATCTGATTCGGTTCCTCCACTGGTAAAAATGATTTCGGATGCATGGGCACCAATGAGCCGGGCAAGCTGCTTTCTGGCATTTTCAATATACCATTTTGCCTGTCTTCCGTATTCATGAGCTGAAGAAGGATTGCCGTAAATGTTCGTCAAAACATGATTTACAATCTCTGTAACATGTTGATCTACAGGAGTGGTAGCATTATAATCCAGATAGATTGCTTTCATCATTAAATTTTTTGCAATGATAGTAAAAATCATCTGTAAGATTTCAGATTCAATATTAAAACTTTCTTTACCTTCGAACTTTCAAATTAACCGATTCTCAGCTTGAACCAACGAATTTTAACCTTAGGCATAGTTTTATTCATTTCAGTATTATTTTCAGGCTGTACACAGCAGACCAATCTTCATTCTGAAAATCAATATTCAACAGCAAAACCATGGGCGCGCTGGTGGTGGTTCGCTTCTGTTGTTC
This DNA window, taken from Sphingobacteriales bacterium, encodes the following:
- a CDS encoding aminotransferase class V-fold PLP-dependent enzyme, which encodes MMKAIYLDYNATTPVDQHVTEIVNHVLTNIYGNPSSAHEYGRQAKWYIENARKQLARLIGAHASEIIFTSGGTESDNLAIKGTALKYRSEGNHIIISSVEHPAVDECCLWLKDNGFRISRIPVDQYGRLNLEALRSEICSETILVSVMHSNNEV